One Armatimonadota bacterium DNA segment encodes these proteins:
- a CDS encoding GYD domain-containing protein, with protein sequence MPTYIMLSRLTESGAETIRQNPGRIQEVNRELEAMGVRVLQQYAVLGPYDFVNIVEAPDVGTVMRASVELSSRGSVRIETLAAVPMDEFVRLFR encoded by the coding sequence ATGCCGACATACATCATGTTGAGCCGGCTCACGGAATCCGGGGCGGAGACCATCCGTCAGAACCCCGGCCGCATCCAGGAGGTGAACCGGGAGCTGGAGGCCATGGGGGTTCGCGTGCTCCAGCAGTACGCGGTCCTGGGGCCCTACGACTTCGTGAACATCGTGGAGGCCCCGGATGTGGGAACCGTGATGCGGGCCTCCGTGGAGCTCAGCTCCCGGGGAAGCGTGCGCATCGAGACCCTGGCTGCGGTCCCCATGGACGAGTTCGTCCGCCTGTTCCGGTAG
- a CDS encoding pitrilysin family protein, which translates to MEVVRSALPNGLRVVVLPDRSAPVVSFWIWYRVGARDERPGQTGISHWVEHMLFKGTPRLGRGGLDRLFARLGARWNGFTTSDFTVYLETLPQSTWQVAAEVEADRMRNTVFDPEEVERERTVILSERGMYENDPSSVLHEEVAALAFQVHPYRQPVIGWRTDLQRITREELLAHYHAYYRPNNATVVLVGAVSPEEALRAVEAHFGGIEPGERPPEVRIEEPPQGGERRVVVERPGGAVPLVQMAYRVPAGTHPDTVPLLVLDAVLSGGKPLSWGSAGGMGRSSRLYRALVRTRLAAAASSGFTPSLDPGLLWISVTAQPGVKPESLESAVEEELARVREELVPEEELRRATKQLRAQLAYGADDASGRALWLGFVEMLGLRSWFSELPRQLERVTPEEVRRVARTYLQRKTRTVGWYLPEAA; encoded by the coding sequence ATGGAAGTGGTCCGATCCGCGCTTCCGAACGGGCTGCGGGTGGTGGTGCTGCCCGATCGCTCCGCGCCCGTGGTGAGCTTCTGGATCTGGTACCGGGTGGGCGCGCGGGACGAGCGTCCCGGACAGACCGGGATCTCCCACTGGGTGGAGCACATGCTTTTTAAGGGCACCCCGCGGCTCGGCCGGGGCGGGCTGGACCGGCTGTTCGCCCGCCTGGGCGCCCGCTGGAACGGGTTCACCACCTCGGACTTCACCGTCTACCTGGAGACCCTCCCGCAGTCCACCTGGCAGGTGGCCGCGGAGGTGGAAGCGGATCGCATGCGCAACACGGTGTTCGACCCGGAGGAGGTGGAGCGGGAGCGCACGGTGATCCTCTCGGAGCGGGGGATGTACGAGAACGACCCCAGCAGTGTTCTGCACGAGGAGGTGGCGGCCCTGGCCTTCCAGGTCCACCCCTACCGCCAGCCCGTGATCGGCTGGCGGACGGACCTGCAGCGGATCACCCGGGAAGAACTCCTAGCCCACTACCACGCCTACTACCGGCCCAACAACGCCACCGTGGTCCTGGTGGGTGCGGTCTCCCCCGAGGAGGCCCTGCGCGCCGTGGAGGCGCACTTCGGTGGGATCGAACCCGGGGAACGGCCTCCGGAGGTACGGATCGAGGAACCGCCGCAGGGGGGCGAGCGCCGGGTGGTGGTGGAGCGGCCGGGCGGAGCCGTCCCCCTCGTGCAGATGGCCTATCGGGTTCCCGCGGGCACGCATCCGGATACGGTGCCGCTCCTCGTGCTGGACGCGGTGCTGTCGGGCGGAAAGCCCCTCAGCTGGGGAAGCGCAGGAGGGATGGGCCGCTCCTCGCGCCTCTATCGGGCCCTGGTGCGCACCCGGCTCGCGGCCGCGGCCAGCAGCGGCTTCACGCCCTCCCTGGACCCCGGGTTGCTCTGGATTTCCGTCACCGCCCAGCCCGGGGTGAAGCCGGAGTCCCTGGAGTCCGCGGTGGAAGAGGAGCTCGCCCGGGTGCGGGAGGAGCTCGTGCCGGAGGAGGAGCTGCGGAGGGCCACCAAGCAGCTGCGGGCCCAGCTGGCGTACGGCGCGGACGACGCCTCCGGCCGGGCCCTGTGGCTGGGGTTTGTGGAGATGCTGGGGCTCCGTTCGTGGTTTTCGGAGCTCCCACGACAGCTGGAGCGGGTCACGCCGGAAGAGGTCCGGCGGGTGGCCCGGACCTACCTTCAGAGGAAGACCCGCACCGTGGGCTGGTACCTCCCGGAGGCCGCCTGA
- a CDS encoding TIGR04053 family radical SAM/SPASM domain-containing protein, with the protein MAAAAPILERRYVYSRAPLLIYWELTRACDLACRHCRAEAVPDRHPRELSTLEGRRMLREALAFGPSLPHWVFTGGDPFKRPDLPDLVEEARALGFGVSLAPSATPLVTDAAIRRLARAGVQAISLSLDGSTPERHDALRGIPGCFDLTLRLAHRIREEGIQLQINTLITASTVEDLPAIYDLVRGLDIVRWSLFFLIRVGRGQVLEEVTPQQAERLCHWLLDLSARAPFAIKTTEAPHYRRVAFLRMRHRGLSEDAIASTPVGRGFGVRDGNGIVFVSHTGEVYPSGFLPLRAGNVRERSLVELYRHADLLVRIRDTGLLRGKCGRCPFREICGGSRARAYAHTGDPLESDPLCPYQPP; encoded by the coding sequence GTGGCCGCCGCGGCACCGATCCTCGAGAGACGGTACGTGTACAGCCGGGCCCCACTCCTCATTTACTGGGAGCTGACCCGGGCGTGCGACCTGGCCTGCCGGCACTGCCGGGCGGAGGCCGTTCCGGACCGCCATCCCCGCGAGCTCTCCACCCTCGAAGGGCGCCGCATGCTCCGGGAGGCCTTGGCCTTCGGGCCGTCCCTCCCCCACTGGGTGTTCACGGGCGGAGACCCCTTCAAGCGGCCGGATCTCCCGGATCTGGTGGAGGAAGCGCGGGCACTGGGGTTCGGAGTCTCCCTGGCTCCCAGCGCCACTCCCCTGGTGACGGACGCGGCCATCCGGCGCCTGGCCCGGGCCGGCGTACAGGCCATCTCCCTCAGCCTGGACGGCTCAACCCCGGAGCGACACGACGCCCTGCGGGGCATCCCCGGGTGCTTCGACCTCACCCTCCGGCTCGCGCACCGGATCCGGGAGGAGGGGATTCAACTTCAGATCAACACCCTGATCACCGCCTCCACCGTGGAGGATCTCCCGGCCATCTACGACCTGGTCCGGGGACTGGACATCGTCCGCTGGAGCCTCTTCTTCCTGATCCGGGTGGGGCGGGGGCAGGTGCTGGAGGAGGTGACGCCCCAGCAGGCGGAGCGGCTGTGCCACTGGCTGCTGGACCTGAGCGCGCGCGCGCCGTTCGCCATCAAGACCACGGAGGCCCCGCATTACCGCCGGGTGGCGTTCCTGCGCATGCGCCACCGGGGTCTCAGCGAGGACGCCATCGCCTCCACCCCCGTGGGTCGGGGGTTCGGGGTGCGGGACGGAAACGGCATTGTGTTCGTCTCTCACACGGGCGAGGTGTACCCTTCGGGGTTCCTGCCCCTCCGGGCGGGAAACGTGCGGGAGCGGAGCCTGGTGGAGCTGTACCGGCACGCGGACCTCCTGGTGCGGATCCGGGATACGGGCCTCCTGCGGGGCAAGTGCGGCCGGTGCCCCTTCCGGGAGATCTGCGGGGGCTCCCGGGCCCGTGCCTACGCGCACACGGGCGATCCCCTGGAGAGCGACCCCCTCTGCCCGTACCAGCCTCCATAG
- a CDS encoding cupredoxin domain-containing protein, with product MRWRMVVLGGLGILALVAGSWVGLHAGAAPQKVKVEAKEFSYTPNRITVKSGQPVELLMENKGVIEHDFVLEKFKVKMGLLKPGQSGKVTFTPAAKGTFPFYCSVPGHKEAGMTGTLVVQ from the coding sequence ATGCGGTGGAGGATGGTGGTGCTGGGAGGGTTGGGGATCCTGGCTCTGGTGGCGGGGAGCTGGGTCGGCCTCCACGCGGGCGCGGCCCCCCAGAAGGTCAAGGTGGAGGCGAAGGAGTTCAGCTACACCCCCAACCGGATCACGGTGAAATCGGGCCAGCCGGTCGAGCTCCTCATGGAGAACAAGGGCGTCATCGAACACGACTTCGTGCTGGAGAAATTCAAGGTGAAGATGGGGCTCCTCAAGCCCGGACAGTCCGGAAAGGTGACCTTCACGCCCGCCGCGAAGGGCACCTTCCCCTTTTATTGCAGCGTGCCAGGGCACAAAGAAGCCGGGATGACGGGGACCCTGGTGGTGCAGTAG